One stretch of Miscanthus floridulus cultivar M001 chromosome 18, ASM1932011v1, whole genome shotgun sequence DNA includes these proteins:
- the LOC136519576 gene encoding alpha-1,3-arabinosyltransferase XAT3-like, translating into MRRHEKTKQQHGSGGRWPALWLLLPPLLVLAVIKTNLLPQGARFKETGFDKLTNEMVQRVSSLGLDSASRQQQSLDAESAKEYNQQNHILATNVAKDGSLRNSDVAEPPTSRSKLTCNWSHRHSDTCRMEGDLRIHGKAGTVYVLSSSTFNPNNSTTTIRPYTRKWEQGTMARIREVTIRSTAPEPYSFVIPPKCTVRHDVPTVVFSTGGCGKNFFHAMTDLIVPLYITAREYNGHVQLLVTDYQPEWVAKFRPILAALSIYPVIDFDADTAVRCFPSAHVGLESHRILGINPALSRNGYTMMGFRDFLRDVFSLRRAWTTPVSRSSGRKPRLVFVLRRHSRAVTNEADAIAAVVDLGFEVVAAGPEDVRDMAKIAAVVNSCDVMVGVHGAGLTNMVFLPHNGTIVQIIPWGNLKYPCRFDFGNPVPDMGLHYVEYEVNAEETTLKYKYPRDHPVFTDPVSIERTGKLWETFLEGQNVTLDIDRFREAMQQVYKSVTTE; encoded by the exons ATGAGGCGGCACGAGAAAACGAAGCAGCAGCATGGGAGCGGCGGAAGATGGCCGGCACTGTGGCTCCTTCTGCCTCCTCTTCTAGTTCTGGCTGTGATCAAGACTAACTTACTGCCGCAGGGTGCGCGCT TTAAGGAGACCGGATTTGACAAATTAACAAATGAAATGGTTCAGAGAGTTTCATCTTTAG GTTTGGATAGTGCAAGTCGGCAGCAACAATCACTTGACGCAGAATCTGCAAAAG AGTACAACCAACAAAATCATATTCTTGCCACAAACGTGGCAAAAGATGGTTCTTTGAGAAATTCAG ATGTAGCAGAACCACCGACAAGCAGGAGCAAGCTAACCTGCAACTGGAGCCATCGTCACTCAGACACCTGCAGAATGGAAGGTGACTTGCGGATCCATGGCAAAGCCGGCACTGTCTATGTCCTTTCATCATCCACCTTCAACCCAAACAACTCGACCACCACAATCCGGCCGTACACGCGGAAGTGGGAGCAAGGGACCATGGCAAGGATTCGGGAGGTCACCATACGGTCCACCGCGCCAGAGCCTTACAGCTTCGTTATCCCACCCAAGTGCACGGTGAGGCACGACGTGCCAACGGTGGTCTTCTCTACCGGCGGCTGCGGCAAGAACTTCTTCCACGCCATGACTGACCTCATTGTGCCACTCTACATCACAGCCCGTGAGTACAACGGCCACGTCCAGCTGCTCGTCACCGACTACCAGCCTGAGTGGGTGGCCAAATTCAGGCCGATCCTGGCCGCACTATCCATCTACCCGGTCATAGACTTCGACGCCGACACCGCCGTGCGTTGCTTCCCGTCGGCGCACGTCGGGCTTGAGAGCCACAGGATACTTGGCATCAACCCGGCCCTCTCCCGCAACGGCTACACCATGATGGGATTCCGGGACTTCCTCCGGGACGTCTTCTCGCTGCGGCGGGCATGGACGACACCCGTAAGCAGGAGCAGTGGACGCAAGCCTCGGCTCGTCTTTGTTCTGCGGCGCCACTCGAGGGCGGTGACGAACGAAGCCGATGCCATCGCCGCCGTTGTGGATCTCGGCTTCGAGGTCGTTGCTGCGGGTCCGGAGGACGTCCGCGACATGGCCAAGATCGCGGCGGTGGTGAACTCGTGCGACGTGATGgtgggcgtgcacggcgctggGCTGACCAACATGGTGTTCCTGCCGCACAACGGCACCATAGTGCAGATCATCCCGTGGGGAAACTTGAAGTACCCATGCCGGTTCGACTTCGGCAACCCGGTGCCAGACATGGGACTGCACTACGTCGAATACGAGGTGAACGCGGAGGAGACCACGCTCAAGTACAAGTACCCCAGGGACCATCCGGTGTTTACCGACCCAGTCTCCATAGAGCGCACCGGTAAACTTTGGGAGACCTTCCTCGAGGGCCAGAACGTCACGCTGGACATCGACAGGTTCAGAGAGGCCATGCAGCAAGTGTACAAGTCCGTCACCACTGAGTAG